The uncultured Tolumonas sp. genome contains a region encoding:
- a CDS encoding PAS domain-containing methyl-accepting chemotaxis protein gives MKINQPVTQKERTYSQDLNLISTTDLQSNITDANASFCEIAGFTLDELRNKPHHVVRHPDMPPQAFADMWKHIRQGQSWMGLVKNRCKNGDHYWVNAFVTPIRDNKGNIIEYQSVRVSPGDEEKRRAEKIYAQLKNNQTPWQLRLPHYSSSFLIQCVLTVNALLLSWMAISGFNPILMSLCAFTVLTALLLNNRQSSRIRKLSKRAQERFDNPLMQLIYTGKVGSISAIELSMLMNEAELRAVVARTGETSHNILAAANEDVKNVMSISRNLEQQRAETEMVATAVSEMSNSIIEVSESAEHTSQAIDKATILSSEGRASVDSTILAVVGMHDEINRSQSVINALAGNCRTIEHVLDVINNIANQTNLLALNAAIEAARAGEHGRGFAVVADEIRSLAIKTQTSTNEIQNMIHELQASATKAEQAMESGRQLSAVCQDKAKGTGVVLEKIDAMLQEIAAAGSQIAQAVHQQAGVTEELSHNVFNIKSLAEESTNSSHNTMTGINDLADRLNDLDRLIIQFQRNKTQPARNNGYLIQAATASI, from the coding sequence GTGAAAATTAACCAACCAGTTACTCAAAAAGAGAGAACCTATTCTCAAGATCTAAATCTTATTTCTACTACCGACCTGCAAAGTAACATTACGGATGCCAATGCCAGCTTCTGTGAAATAGCTGGGTTTACTCTCGATGAATTACGGAACAAACCACATCACGTTGTGCGCCACCCCGATATGCCCCCGCAGGCGTTTGCAGATATGTGGAAACACATACGCCAAGGACAAAGCTGGATGGGTTTAGTCAAAAATCGCTGTAAAAATGGCGATCACTACTGGGTCAATGCTTTTGTTACGCCGATCAGAGACAACAAAGGAAACATCATTGAATACCAATCTGTTCGTGTCTCACCGGGTGATGAAGAAAAAAGACGCGCGGAAAAAATTTATGCTCAACTCAAAAACAACCAAACGCCGTGGCAACTTCGCTTGCCTCATTATTCATCATCGTTCCTGATTCAATGCGTTCTCACTGTTAATGCATTACTACTTAGCTGGATGGCAATATCAGGCTTTAACCCTATTCTTATGTCCTTGTGTGCATTCACAGTACTGACTGCATTGTTATTAAATAATAGACAGTCATCTCGTATTCGCAAATTAAGTAAAAGAGCACAAGAACGATTTGATAACCCACTAATGCAATTGATTTATACCGGTAAGGTAGGCTCAATCTCCGCCATTGAACTGTCTATGTTAATGAATGAGGCGGAATTACGCGCAGTCGTCGCTAGAACAGGCGAAACCAGCCATAACATCTTGGCTGCGGCAAATGAGGATGTAAAAAATGTAATGTCAATTAGCCGCAATCTGGAGCAGCAGCGCGCCGAAACGGAAATGGTGGCCACTGCGGTATCAGAAATGAGTAACTCCATTATCGAAGTGTCTGAAAGTGCAGAGCACACATCACAGGCCATTGATAAAGCGACTATTTTATCGAGTGAAGGCCGAGCTAGTGTTGATAGCACCATCCTTGCGGTTGTCGGTATGCACGATGAAATTAATCGCTCTCAGTCTGTGATCAATGCGTTAGCGGGTAATTGCAGAACAATTGAACATGTTCTTGATGTGATCAATAACATTGCCAACCAAACCAATCTTTTAGCATTAAATGCCGCGATTGAGGCCGCTCGGGCGGGCGAACATGGCCGAGGATTTGCGGTAGTTGCTGATGAAATTCGTTCACTGGCAATCAAAACACAAACCTCAACCAATGAAATTCAAAACATGATCCATGAGCTACAAGCGAGTGCAACTAAAGCAGAACAGGCCATGGAATCAGGACGCCAGCTGTCAGCTGTTTGTCAGGATAAAGCAAAAGGTACCGGTGTTGTGCTAGAAAAAATTGATGCCATGTTGCAAGAAATTGCCGCGGCAGGTTCTCAGATAGCGCAAGCTGTTCATCAGCAGGCTGGGGTTACAGAAGAATTGAGTCACAATGTCTTCAATATTAAATCTTTGGCGGAAGAGTCAACGAATAGCAGCCATAACACCATGACTGGAATTAATGATCTGGCAGATCGTTTAAATGACTTAGATCGTCTGATTATTCAATTCCAACGCAACAAAACACAGCCAGCACGGAATAACGGTTATCTGATACAAGCGGCTACTGCGTCTATTTAA
- a CDS encoding ROK family protein, translating into MKYLVIDVGGSAIKYALMDKQAVTLEKGQVPTPPDSFAEFSAEIIHLYKKYQDQIAGIAFSLPGVIDSEQGYSMTGGSLTYNDKRNIVADIQQHCPVPITIENDAKCAALAEAWKGSLVGCQNGVVVVLGTAVGGGIFLNGQLYKGSHFAAGELSFLLTDSWHAKGEPYHYWGHDGGSRGLCRAVEHIKRLPPKSVNGQQVFEWANEGDEDVCEALDAYTYRLAMQFFNLQSLFDPDVIAVGGGISAQPLLLQYIEQNLVYLEQHLPMHLTIPKVVRCHFMNDANLVGALHHHLQMTETPVP; encoded by the coding sequence ATGAAATATTTGGTTATCGATGTCGGCGGTTCAGCCATTAAATATGCGTTAATGGATAAACAGGCCGTGACGTTAGAAAAAGGTCAGGTACCAACGCCACCCGATAGTTTTGCGGAGTTTAGTGCCGAGATTATCCATTTATACAAAAAATATCAGGATCAAATAGCCGGAATTGCCTTCAGTTTGCCCGGCGTCATTGATAGCGAACAAGGTTACAGCATGACTGGCGGCTCACTAACCTATAACGATAAACGGAATATTGTTGCTGATATTCAGCAGCATTGCCCTGTGCCCATCACGATTGAAAATGATGCCAAATGCGCCGCATTAGCAGAAGCGTGGAAAGGGAGTCTAGTCGGTTGCCAAAATGGGGTCGTTGTGGTGTTAGGAACCGCTGTTGGCGGCGGTATCTTCCTGAATGGACAACTTTATAAAGGATCGCACTTTGCTGCCGGTGAACTCAGTTTTTTACTGACTGACAGCTGGCATGCGAAAGGCGAACCCTACCATTATTGGGGGCATGACGGTGGCAGCCGCGGCTTATGCCGTGCCGTTGAACACATCAAACGTCTGCCACCAAAAAGTGTGAATGGACAGCAAGTATTTGAATGGGCAAATGAGGGTGATGAGGACGTTTGTGAAGCACTAGACGCCTACACCTATCGTCTCGCTATGCAATTTTTCAACTTACAATCGCTCTTCGATCCTGATGTTATTGCCGTTGGCGGCGGCATCAGCGCACAACCGCTTCTATTGCAATATATTGAACAAAACTTAGTTTATCTCGAACAACACCTGCCCATGCACCTGACAATTCCGAAGGTCGTGCGTTGCCATTTTATGAATGACGCCAATCTGGTCGGCGCATTACATCATCATTTGCAGATGACAGAGACACCCGTGCCTTAA